A part of Chanodichthys erythropterus isolate Z2021 chromosome 4, ASM2448905v1, whole genome shotgun sequence genomic DNA contains:
- the tmem121ab gene encoding transmembrane protein 121Ab produces MVLPPPDKRHVCLTTFVIMTSMAFMDAYLVEQNQGPRKIGVCIIVLVGDVCFLIVLRYVAVWVGAEVRTARRGYAMILWFLYIFVLEIKLYFVFQNCKADRKSLETVARKALTLLLSICVPGLYLVLVALDSMEYVRTFRRKEDMRGRLFWVALDLLDLLDMQANLWEPQRTGLPIWAEGLMFFYCYILLLILPCVSLSEISVQGDHVSPQKMMLYPLLSLVTINIVTILIRGVNMVLFQDSRVSTIFVGKNVVAIATKACTFLEYRKQSREFPNRENATGIPMEVQQNSVGHGQALPNATSLPHEPTPSREIMDT; encoded by the coding sequence ATGGTGTTGCCACCACCAGACAAGCGGCATGTGTGTCTTACCACCTTTGTGATCATGACCAGCATGGCCTTCATGGACGCCTACCTGGTGGAGCAGAACCAGGGTCCACGAAAGATCGGCGTCTGCATCATTGTCCTGGTCGGGGATGTCTGCTTTCTTATCGTCCTCCGCTATGTGGCGGTTTGGGTTGGAGCAGAAGTGCGGACGGCTCGACGAGGATATGCCATGATCCTGTGGTTCCTCTACATCTTTGTGTTGGAGATCAAGCTTTACTTTGTCTTCCAGAATTGTAAGGCTGACCGAAAGAGTCTGGAGACTGTCGCCCGAAAAGCTTTGACTTTATTGCTGTCTATTTGCGTGCCAGGCCTCTACCTGGTTCTGGTGGCTCTGGACAGCATGGAATACGTCCGTACCTTTAGGAGAAAGGAGGACATGAGGGGTCGGCTCTTCTGGGTGGCTTTGGATTTGCTGGACCTGCTGGATATGCAGGCAAACCTTTGGGAGCCACAGCGGACGGGTTTGCCCATTTGGGCTGAAGGTTTGATGTTCTTCTACTGCTACATTTTGCTTCTGATTCTTCCCTGTGTGTCCCTGAGCGAGATCAGTGTGCAGGGCGACCACGTGTCTCCTCAGAAGATGATGCTCTATCCTCTTCTCAGTCTGGTCACCATCAACATCGTCACCATCCTCATACGTGGCGTCAACATGGTGCTCTTCCAGGACAGCCGGGTTTCCACCATCTTCGTCGGCAAGAACGTGGTGGCCATCGCGACCAAGGCGTGCACCTTTCTAGAATACCGAAAACAGTCACGAGAATTCCCGAATCGAGAGAACGCAACAGGAATACCCATGGAAGTCCAGCAGAACTCTGTGGGACACGGACAAGCTCTGCCGAATGCTACGAGCCTCCCACATGAACCCACTCCATCACGGGAGATTATGGATACATGA